Proteins encoded in a region of the Elusimicrobiota bacterium genome:
- the ilvD_1 gene encoding Dihydroxy-acid dehydratase: protein MSTDLSLKEHSKIITEGAERAPHRAFLRAMGLGDKEINSPFVGVASSWNEATPCNLTLNRQAAAAKKGVANQGGTPREFVTIAVSDGIAMGHEGMKASLISREVIADSVELMMRAHGYDALVALAGCDKSLPGMMMAMLRLNVPAIFLYGGTIKPGRFQGHDVTVQDVYEAVGAHAAGKMSDAELREIECSACPGAGSCGGQFTANTMACAAEAIGLALPGSSAPPAEDLERDQYAFKCGEMVMNLLRKGIRPRDIVTKKALENAVTIVAATGGSTNAALHLPALANEAGIKLSLDEIQRISHRTPVIADLKPGGRFVMQDVYNAGGVPAIMKVLLEAGLLHGDCLTVSGKTIKENLEGVTIPSGQEVILPINRALDKTGGLVILKGNLAPEGAVIKVAGVKKRVHVGPAKVFDGEDAAFAAVQAKKIQKGDCVVIRYEGPKGGPGMREMLGVTAAIVGQGLGYDCALLTDGRFSGATRGLMIGHVGPEAQVGGPIAVIKNGDIIEIDAVKGRLNVKISAAEIKKRLKKWKPRKPMYNAGALWKYAQLVGPACFGALTHKGPARR, encoded by the coding sequence ATGTCCACTGACTTGTCACTCAAAGAACATTCAAAAATTATCACCGAAGGAGCGGAGCGGGCCCCCCACCGCGCCTTTTTACGCGCCATGGGGCTCGGAGACAAAGAAATAAACAGTCCCTTTGTGGGAGTCGCGAGCTCTTGGAATGAAGCCACCCCTTGTAACCTCACTCTTAATCGACAAGCCGCCGCCGCCAAAAAGGGAGTGGCAAATCAGGGAGGAACCCCCCGTGAATTCGTGACCATCGCCGTTTCAGATGGGATCGCCATGGGACATGAAGGCATGAAGGCTTCTCTCATCAGCCGGGAAGTGATCGCAGACTCTGTTGAACTCATGATGCGGGCGCATGGCTATGACGCATTGGTTGCTTTGGCGGGATGCGACAAATCCCTCCCCGGCATGATGATGGCCATGCTTCGACTCAATGTGCCAGCCATTTTCCTTTACGGCGGAACCATCAAACCCGGACGATTTCAAGGCCATGATGTCACTGTTCAGGACGTTTATGAAGCCGTGGGTGCCCACGCCGCTGGGAAAATGAGCGATGCCGAACTTCGAGAAATAGAGTGTTCGGCCTGTCCCGGCGCCGGTTCATGCGGAGGACAATTCACCGCCAATACCATGGCCTGCGCCGCCGAGGCCATTGGCCTCGCTCTTCCCGGCTCGAGCGCCCCCCCCGCGGAAGATCTTGAACGAGATCAATACGCGTTCAAATGCGGGGAGATGGTGATGAACTTGTTGAGAAAAGGAATTCGCCCACGCGATATCGTGACCAAAAAAGCACTGGAAAATGCGGTGACCATCGTGGCGGCCACCGGAGGCTCCACCAATGCGGCGCTGCATTTACCGGCCTTGGCGAATGAAGCAGGAATCAAATTGTCTTTGGATGAAATTCAGCGCATTTCTCACCGAACCCCTGTCATTGCCGACCTCAAACCCGGCGGACGTTTTGTGATGCAGGATGTGTACAACGCCGGCGGTGTGCCTGCGATTATGAAAGTGCTTTTAGAGGCGGGCCTTCTCCATGGGGACTGCTTGACTGTGAGCGGAAAAACGATCAAGGAAAATCTGGAAGGCGTCACGATCCCCTCTGGACAAGAGGTCATCCTCCCCATCAACCGGGCCTTGGACAAAACCGGCGGACTGGTGATTCTCAAAGGTAATTTGGCACCAGAAGGCGCGGTCATAAAAGTGGCCGGAGTGAAAAAACGGGTGCATGTGGGTCCCGCCAAGGTGTTCGATGGCGAGGATGCCGCATTCGCCGCGGTCCAGGCCAAAAAAATTCAAAAGGGCGACTGCGTGGTGATCCGCTATGAAGGCCCCAAAGGCGGACCCGGCATGCGTGAAATGCTCGGGGTGACCGCGGCCATTGTCGGACAAGGATTGGGATACGATTGCGCCCTCTTAACCGACGGTCGGTTCAGTGGAGCCACCCGAGGACTCATGATTGGTCACGTGGGGCCTGAGGCTCAAGTGGGAGGCCCCATTGCCGTGATTAAGAATGGGGACATCATCGAAATCGATGCCGTGAAAGGCCGGCTCAACGTGAAAATTTCCGCGGCTGAAATCAAAAAGCGCCTCAAAAAATGGAAACCCCGCAAACCCATGTACAACGCCGGCGCTCTCTGGAAGTACGCGCAACTCGTGGGACCAGCCTGCTTTGGGGCCCTGACCCACAAAGGCCCGGCCCGGCGATAA
- a CDS encoding 1,4-alpha-glucan branching enzyme, which translates to MIGSQGYLAMVLHAHLPFVRHPEYPDFLEEDWFYEAVVETYVPLLSRFERLRSEQIPFKLTMTVTPPLATMMDDGLLRSRLAHYIDQRLILLEKEIRNNRGSHVEVLARHYFSEFSIAKDFVFHRHGGHLLNSLRSLQDSGHLEIVTCTATHGFVPLMKSSSAIQSQIYTAVGSYEHFFGRKPRGIWLAECGYDDRVDAVLGDAGIEYLFLDSHGILLGDPQPSYGVYAPVITEAGINAFARDPESSKQVWSQKEGYPGDFVYREFYRDLGYDADFDYIKSTLHSDQIRRGIGVKYHAITGADIDLGAKQFYDPAKAKEKAAEHAGNFMFNRQQQVKYLRGQTQNPPIIVSPYDAELFGHWWYEGPQFLEFLIRKMAFDQSDVELIACSDYLDRHPIRQIQKPNPSTWGSEGHNLVWLNGGNAWIYRHQHWAEEKMESLSTRFADAQGDLRRALNQLLRELLLLQSSDWAFIMTTGTTVSYANKRFREHLDRFRMIASQIESNSLDMKFISFCEERDCIFPKADFTSAIPRFYPQSVYA; encoded by the coding sequence ATGATTGGATCCCAAGGTTATCTGGCGATGGTTCTTCATGCGCATTTGCCGTTTGTTCGCCATCCTGAATATCCTGATTTTTTAGAAGAAGATTGGTTTTATGAGGCTGTGGTTGAAACCTATGTCCCGCTTCTTTCTCGATTTGAACGATTACGATCTGAACAAATTCCTTTTAAATTAACCATGACGGTGACGCCTCCTCTGGCCACCATGATGGACGATGGGTTGCTTCGTTCAAGATTGGCGCATTATATTGATCAACGTCTTATTCTCCTTGAAAAAGAGATCCGAAATAATCGCGGATCCCATGTCGAAGTTTTGGCTAGACATTATTTTTCTGAATTTTCAATTGCCAAAGATTTTGTTTTTCATCGTCACGGCGGGCATTTACTGAACAGTTTGAGAAGTCTTCAGGACTCCGGCCATTTGGAAATCGTCACTTGTACGGCCACTCATGGTTTTGTTCCGCTTATGAAATCTTCTTCTGCCATCCAGTCTCAGATTTACACGGCGGTGGGATCCTATGAACATTTCTTTGGACGGAAACCACGAGGAATATGGTTGGCCGAATGTGGATATGACGATCGTGTCGATGCGGTTCTGGGCGATGCTGGAATTGAATATCTATTTTTGGACTCTCATGGGATTTTGTTGGGAGATCCGCAACCATCCTATGGTGTGTACGCACCTGTGATAACGGAGGCGGGCATCAACGCTTTTGCCAGAGATCCTGAATCAAGCAAACAGGTATGGAGTCAAAAAGAAGGATACCCCGGAGATTTTGTTTACCGTGAATTTTATCGTGATTTGGGCTATGACGCTGATTTTGATTACATCAAATCCACTCTTCACTCCGATCAAATTCGTCGCGGTATTGGGGTCAAGTATCATGCGATTACAGGGGCGGATATTGATTTGGGGGCCAAGCAGTTCTATGACCCCGCCAAAGCCAAAGAAAAGGCCGCTGAACACGCGGGAAACTTTATGTTCAATCGACAACAACAGGTGAAATATCTTAGGGGACAGACTCAAAATCCTCCGATTATTGTTTCACCTTACGATGCCGAACTTTTCGGCCATTGGTGGTATGAAGGGCCCCAATTTCTGGAATTTCTCATTCGAAAGATGGCTTTTGATCAGTCAGACGTGGAGTTGATTGCTTGCTCTGATTATCTCGACCGTCATCCCATTCGGCAAATTCAAAAACCCAATCCCTCCACCTGGGGGTCGGAAGGTCATAATCTGGTGTGGTTGAATGGGGGGAATGCTTGGATTTACCGGCATCAACATTGGGCTGAGGAAAAAATGGAAAGTTTGTCTACGCGTTTCGCCGATGCGCAAGGGGATTTGCGCAGGGCTCTAAATCAATTGCTCAGAGAATTGCTTTTGTTGCAATCCAGTGACTGGGCCTTTATTATGACCACGGGAACCACGGTTTCCTATGCCAATAAGCGTTTTCGAGAACATTTGGATCGGTTCAGAATGATTGCTTCTCAAATTGAAAGTAATAGTCTGGATATGAAATTTATTTCCTTCTGTGAGGAACGAGATTGCATTTTTCCCAAAGCCGATTTTACTTCCGCTATTCCCCGGTTCTATCCCCAATCCGTCTACGCTTAA
- the wbgU gene encoding UDP-N-acetylglucosamine 4-epimerase, protein MSKILVTGAAGFIGSWTCEALHKKGHEVIGLDNFNDYYDVHLKHARAERLKGKIRIITGDIADRGSVEKVFKENTFDQVCHLAAQAGVRYSIENPYAYEMANNIGTLNLLEACRHNGVRSFIFASSSSVYGGNKKVPFSVKDPVDKPISLYAATKKYNELLAYTYHHLYGIHCTGLRFFTVYGPWGRPDMALFKFTKAILEGKPIDVYNHGQMKRDFTFITDIVQGIVASMEKNYAYEIFNLGNSKTVELNYFIECIEKELGKTAKKNMLPLQMGDVPETSADIDWSREKLGFTPQVNIEQGINEFIAWYKEYYKIVQ, encoded by the coding sequence GTGTCCAAAATATTGGTGACTGGGGCGGCGGGGTTCATTGGATCCTGGACTTGTGAGGCCTTGCATAAAAAAGGCCACGAGGTTATAGGCCTCGATAACTTCAATGATTATTACGACGTACACCTAAAGCACGCCCGAGCCGAAAGATTAAAAGGGAAAATTCGTATCATCACGGGGGATATTGCGGACCGTGGATCCGTTGAAAAAGTTTTCAAGGAAAACACCTTTGATCAGGTCTGTCATCTGGCGGCTCAGGCGGGTGTACGTTATTCCATCGAAAACCCCTATGCCTACGAAATGGCCAACAACATCGGAACGCTGAATCTGTTGGAGGCCTGTCGACACAACGGAGTCAGGTCTTTCATCTTCGCCTCCTCTTCTTCTGTATATGGGGGAAATAAAAAAGTTCCGTTTTCCGTTAAGGACCCCGTGGACAAACCCATCTCTCTCTACGCCGCCACGAAAAAATACAATGAACTTCTGGCCTACACTTATCATCACCTTTATGGAATTCATTGCACGGGGTTAAGATTCTTTACCGTTTATGGCCCGTGGGGCCGGCCGGACATGGCGCTTTTTAAATTTACCAAGGCCATCTTGGAAGGTAAACCCATAGACGTTTATAACCATGGCCAGATGAAACGAGATTTCACCTTCATTACGGACATTGTTCAAGGGATCGTGGCTTCAATGGAGAAAAATTACGCCTATGAAATTTTCAACTTGGGAAATTCCAAAACGGTTGAATTGAATTATTTCATTGAGTGTATTGAAAAAGAGCTGGGGAAAACCGCCAAGAAAAATATGTTGCCGCTTCAAATGGGGGATGTGCCTGAAACCTCCGCCGATATCGATTGGTCGCGGGAAAAATTGGGGTTTACTCCTCAAGTGAACATCGAACAGGGTATCAATGAATTTATTGCCTGGTACAAAGAGTATTATAAGATCGTTCAGTGA
- the rmlC gene encoding dTDP-4-dehydrorhamnose 3,5-epimerase, whose protein sequence is MKFTPTDIPGLVFIEPHVFRDERGFFFENYHQKKFAQAGIQASFVQDNHSRSVKGTLRGLHFQMSRPQAKLVRVLSGEIFDVVVDLRAGSPTFKKWQGFTLSSESFTELFVPVGLAHGFVTLSEQAEVEYKVTDFYDKNDEGGIIWNDPEIGIAWPISHPLLSPKDERWTPFKDISSILINHAAYKA, encoded by the coding sequence GTGAAATTCACTCCCACTGATATCCCCGGTTTGGTCTTCATTGAACCCCACGTTTTCCGAGATGAACGTGGTTTTTTCTTCGAAAATTATCATCAGAAGAAATTCGCGCAAGCGGGGATCCAGGCCTCCTTTGTTCAAGACAATCATTCACGCTCAGTCAAGGGAACGCTCCGGGGCTTGCATTTTCAGATGAGTCGACCCCAAGCGAAATTGGTTCGTGTTCTATCAGGAGAAATCTTTGACGTCGTTGTGGATCTGCGGGCCGGTTCCCCTACTTTTAAAAAATGGCAAGGATTCACTCTCTCGAGTGAAAGTTTCACGGAGTTGTTTGTCCCCGTGGGACTGGCGCACGGTTTTGTGACACTGAGTGAACAGGCTGAAGTGGAATACAAGGTGACCGATTTCTACGACAAAAATGACGAGGGGGGAATTATCTGGAATGATCCTGAGATTGGAATTGCCTGGCCCATTTCGCATCCCCTGCTTTCTCCCAAAGATGAACGCTGGACCCCGTTTAAAGACATCTCTTCCATCCTGATCAATCACGCCGCTTACAAAGCATGA
- the rmlD_1 gene encoding dTDP-4-dehydrorhamnose reductase, producing the protein MKILVTGSSGQLARALQTEMPHRSTLSGVFTSHSELDITHSVQIEKIMNQHQPDLVINTAAYNLVDQAEEEPQQAYLGNKTGPELLAKWTSKAGIPLIHFSTDYVFDGTSSNPYTESSPTAPLSVYGKSKWEGEQAVFQENSRAIVVRTSWVFNVKGRNLALRLLALGDNVEIKVVSDQWGCPTYAPHLAKKILDMVENKSGPGLYHLAGGGRTTWFEFIRYFFQMMDVKKKVHPVLSADFPRKAARPRFSVLKTEKGAFFELPPWEQGVTEFVKELKHGM; encoded by the coding sequence ATGAAAATTCTGGTCACGGGCTCTTCGGGTCAACTGGCGCGTGCCCTGCAAACAGAAATGCCTCACCGGTCCACTCTCTCGGGCGTGTTTACCTCCCACAGCGAATTGGATATCACCCATTCGGTCCAGATTGAAAAAATAATGAATCAACACCAACCCGATCTGGTGATTAACACCGCGGCCTATAACCTTGTCGATCAAGCCGAAGAGGAACCCCAACAAGCTTATTTGGGGAATAAAACGGGGCCGGAGTTATTGGCGAAATGGACTTCAAAAGCCGGTATTCCTTTAATTCATTTTTCGACTGACTATGTGTTTGATGGAACCTCTTCAAACCCCTATACGGAATCCTCACCCACGGCTCCCTTGTCGGTTTATGGAAAAAGCAAATGGGAGGGAGAACAGGCGGTGTTCCAAGAAAATTCCCGCGCCATCGTGGTTCGGACATCTTGGGTATTCAACGTCAAGGGGCGGAATTTGGCGCTACGGCTTTTGGCTTTGGGAGACAATGTTGAGATTAAAGTCGTGAGTGATCAGTGGGGGTGTCCCACCTACGCGCCCCATCTTGCCAAGAAAATTTTAGACATGGTGGAGAATAAGTCAGGTCCCGGCCTCTATCATCTTGCAGGGGGGGGCCGAACCACCTGGTTTGAGTTCATTCGTTATTTCTTCCAGATGATGGACGTCAAAAAAAAGGTTCACCCGGTTTTGTCGGCGGATTTCCCTCGCAAAGCCGCGCGGCCCCGATTTTCAGTTCTCAAAACGGAAAAAGGGGCATTTTTCGAGTTGCCTCCATGGGAACAAGGAGTGACTGAATTTGTTAAGGAGTTGAAACATGGAATGTGA
- the rmlA_1 gene encoding Glucose-1-phosphate thymidylyltransferase → MKGIILAGGSGSRLYPVTRAVSKQLVPIYDKPMIYYPLSVLMLAGIREILIITTPHEQDSFKRLLGDGESLGLQLQYAAQPHPGGLAQAFLIGWSFVGKDRVALVLGDNIFYGHGLPQILTKAAAQTTGATVFGYQVRDPERYGVVTFNSKGKAIHIEEKPKKPRSNYAVTGLYFYDNKVLEIAAGLKPSKRGELEITDVNEAYLKKKQLHVQKLGRGIAWLDTGTHEALLQASNFIEAIQSRQGLKVSCVEEIAYKLNYISEAQLIRLAEPMKNNDYGQYLMRVAEHATD, encoded by the coding sequence ATGAAAGGAATTATATTGGCGGGTGGTTCGGGTTCCCGGCTTTACCCTGTGACGCGGGCCGTGAGCAAACAGTTGGTCCCCATTTATGACAAACCCATGATTTATTACCCGCTTTCGGTTCTCATGCTGGCGGGTATACGGGAAATTTTGATTATCACAACGCCTCATGAACAAGACAGTTTTAAACGGCTGCTGGGGGATGGCGAATCCTTGGGGCTTCAATTGCAATATGCGGCGCAACCTCATCCAGGGGGGTTGGCCCAGGCGTTTTTGATTGGCTGGTCCTTTGTGGGCAAGGACCGTGTGGCTTTGGTGCTGGGAGATAATATTTTTTACGGCCATGGATTGCCGCAGATTTTGACAAAGGCTGCCGCTCAAACCACCGGCGCCACGGTTTTTGGTTATCAGGTCCGGGATCCGGAACGATATGGCGTCGTGACATTTAATTCCAAAGGGAAAGCCATTCACATTGAAGAAAAGCCGAAGAAACCCCGCTCCAATTATGCGGTCACAGGACTTTATTTTTATGACAACAAAGTCCTTGAGATCGCGGCGGGCCTCAAACCCTCGAAACGCGGCGAGTTGGAAATCACCGATGTGAACGAGGCGTATTTAAAGAAAAAACAATTACACGTTCAGAAATTGGGGCGCGGTATTGCCTGGCTCGACACCGGAACCCATGAGGCCTTGCTCCAGGCCAGTAATTTCATTGAAGCCATCCAGTCCCGTCAGGGGCTAAAAGTATCGTGTGTGGAAGAGATCGCGTACAAGTTGAATTATATTTCGGAAGCTCAATTGATTCGTTTGGCTGAACCCATGAAAAATAACGACTATGGCCAATATTTAATGAGGGTGGCAGAGCACGCCACCGATTAA
- the novN gene encoding Decarbamoylnovobiocin carbamoyltransferase, whose amino-acid sequence MIILGISAFYHDSAACIIKDGEVLYAAQEERFTRIKHDRNFPLQAITHGLQDLGLTLKDIEHVSYYDKPLLTFDRLFETWLSYAPKGLPSFMSALPVWLHEKLFLSREIDKGLSNEYTGPLHYMLHHQSHAASAFYPSPFQEAAILTIDGVGEWSTTTLGIGQGHRLRLLKEIRFPHSLGLLYSAFTYYLGFRVNSGEYKVMGLAPYGVPRFADLIRKHLIDLKQDGSFWMDMSYFNYCQGLTMTNDRFHELFGGLPRKSESNLTQREMDLAASVQKVCEEVMLALAVQAKKITGADYLCMAGGCALNCVANGLISKEKIFKKLFIQPAAGDAGGSLGAALMTWHEVLGNERVAAPQDSQKGSYLGPEFKTDTIEKYLKSVGASFKTYDDVTFPGAVADQLQQAKVVGFFYGRMEFGPRALGARSILGDARRQDMQSKMNLKIKFRESFRPFAPVVLEEHEKEYFDLDDISPYMLLVGPVKHNHRNALAEKESQGKMGIDLLNVSRSDIPAVTHVDYSARVQTLTPERNGMFHSVVDAFYKKTGCPVLINTSFNIRGEPIVNTPEEAYRCFMFTDMDVLVLQNCILLKEDQPPMPGADEYKKKFTKAD is encoded by the coding sequence GTGATTATCCTCGGAATTTCCGCATTTTATCATGACAGCGCTGCGTGCATTATTAAAGATGGGGAAGTGCTCTACGCTGCCCAAGAAGAACGTTTTACTCGAATAAAACACGATCGGAATTTTCCTCTCCAGGCCATTACCCATGGTTTGCAAGATTTGGGTCTCACGCTTAAGGACATCGAACATGTGTCTTACTACGATAAACCTCTTTTGACCTTTGATCGTCTCTTTGAGACCTGGTTGTCCTACGCTCCGAAAGGCCTTCCGTCCTTTATGTCAGCTCTCCCCGTTTGGCTTCACGAAAAACTTTTTCTATCAAGAGAAATCGACAAGGGCCTCAGCAACGAATATACCGGTCCCTTGCATTACATGTTGCACCACCAGTCCCACGCCGCCTCCGCCTTCTATCCTTCTCCTTTTCAAGAAGCGGCCATACTCACCATTGACGGGGTCGGGGAATGGAGCACGACCACCTTGGGTATCGGGCAGGGCCATCGGCTTCGTTTGCTCAAGGAAATACGATTTCCTCATTCATTGGGTCTTCTCTACAGTGCCTTCACCTACTACTTGGGTTTTCGTGTCAATTCCGGTGAATACAAAGTGATGGGGTTAGCGCCCTATGGAGTTCCTCGTTTTGCCGATCTTATTCGGAAACACTTAATTGATTTAAAACAGGACGGCTCTTTTTGGATGGACATGTCCTATTTCAACTATTGCCAAGGACTGACCATGACCAATGACCGTTTCCATGAATTGTTTGGCGGACTTCCTCGAAAGAGTGAATCCAACCTGACACAACGAGAAATGGATTTGGCCGCTTCCGTTCAAAAAGTTTGTGAAGAAGTGATGTTGGCCTTGGCGGTTCAAGCCAAAAAGATAACGGGGGCTGATTATTTGTGTATGGCGGGGGGGTGCGCGCTTAATTGCGTGGCCAACGGATTGATCTCAAAAGAAAAGATTTTTAAGAAATTGTTCATACAGCCCGCGGCCGGAGATGCGGGCGGAAGTTTGGGAGCCGCCTTGATGACTTGGCATGAGGTTTTGGGGAATGAACGGGTGGCGGCGCCGCAGGATTCACAAAAGGGGAGTTATCTGGGGCCTGAATTTAAAACTGACACAATTGAGAAATACCTCAAAAGTGTGGGGGCCTCTTTTAAGACTTATGACGATGTAACATTTCCTGGTGCTGTGGCGGATCAATTGCAACAGGCAAAAGTGGTGGGTTTCTTCTATGGGCGGATGGAATTTGGCCCACGCGCTTTGGGGGCACGCAGTATTCTGGGGGATGCTCGCCGACAAGACATGCAATCAAAAATGAATCTCAAAATAAAATTTCGAGAGTCCTTTCGTCCATTCGCTCCTGTTGTTTTAGAAGAACATGAAAAAGAATATTTTGATCTTGACGATATCAGTCCTTACATGCTTTTGGTGGGGCCGGTCAAACACAACCATCGAAATGCGTTAGCCGAAAAAGAATCCCAAGGAAAAATGGGGATTGATCTTCTGAATGTCAGCCGATCCGATATTCCCGCGGTAACCCATGTTGATTACAGCGCGCGCGTTCAAACTTTAACTCCAGAACGCAATGGGATGTTCCATTCGGTGGTGGACGCTTTTTACAAGAAAACGGGGTGCCCCGTTCTCATCAACACCAGTTTTAATATTCGAGGAGAACCCATCGTGAATACCCCTGAGGAAGCCTATCGGTGTTTCATGTTCACGGATATGGATGTATTGGTGCTTCAGAATTGTATTTTGCTGAAAGAAGATCAGCCGCCCATGCCGGGGGCCGATGAATATAAAAAGAAATTTACCAAGGCGGATTGA
- the glgA_1 gene encoding Glycogen synthase, with protein sequence MQKSPHVIWVCPNNNFFFRSKGEVKCRPGSVIPKLVNEGVKINALIPFDPLLLPKTKLSSTRLTRHTLTLSEKYSVGITKLTRGSLLPGVYMVSIPTRDPALWSALFCKAAMALAQQLKRPVDIFHLFDWQTGLFPLFLGLEKNGSRIFKNSKTFFYVESMQEYGSYSPTVLKQLGLPVGVFHPEGIEFYGRVNYLKSGLMFSDRVGWLNGKRQRSKSRFSGPSFDGVLNKQTEKIKKWASPRSLNSHIEVYEELMNAPMQEYVFFPPSQNHKSAIDETRKIIETWGPVPPDRLHVNTLSFLIQSPTKAYVFWEWVKDYYMDYGLRLIDCLSKRSVILSRGVGPVGEYWITVEPDHEYIVELIGYLSDFNSHPLLRSRLVRTPRIFPSANRNAIFIDTRNQKQFRGPIHQDSMLTSKIRSGGTSAFEWSEAEWLSSLRETVSSR encoded by the coding sequence ATGCAAAAATCGCCCCACGTCATATGGGTTTGTCCAAATAACAACTTCTTTTTTAGATCTAAAGGAGAAGTTAAATGCCGACCTGGCTCAGTTATCCCCAAATTGGTTAATGAGGGGGTAAAAATCAACGCGCTCATTCCATTTGACCCGTTATTACTTCCAAAAACAAAACTCTCCTCCACTCGTCTAACCCGTCATACCCTCACGCTCTCTGAAAAATATTCAGTTGGAATCACAAAATTAACTCGCGGTTCTCTTTTACCTGGGGTTTATATGGTTTCAATTCCCACCCGAGATCCGGCTCTCTGGAGCGCTCTCTTTTGTAAAGCTGCGATGGCCTTGGCCCAACAACTTAAACGCCCAGTTGATATTTTTCATTTGTTTGATTGGCAGACCGGATTGTTTCCTTTGTTTCTTGGACTTGAAAAAAATGGGTCGCGAATTTTTAAGAACTCCAAAACTTTTTTTTACGTGGAATCGATGCAGGAATATGGTTCCTATTCTCCGACAGTCCTTAAGCAGCTGGGGCTTCCAGTAGGTGTTTTTCATCCGGAGGGAATTGAGTTTTATGGGCGTGTGAATTATTTGAAATCTGGTCTTATGTTTTCGGATCGAGTGGGATGGTTGAATGGAAAGAGACAACGCAGTAAATCCCGTTTCAGTGGTCCCAGTTTTGATGGTGTTTTAAATAAGCAAACAGAGAAAATTAAAAAATGGGCTTCCCCGCGTTCGCTCAATTCACATATCGAAGTCTATGAAGAGTTGATGAACGCTCCCATGCAAGAATATGTTTTTTTCCCACCATCTCAGAATCATAAAAGCGCCATCGATGAAACCAGGAAAATTATCGAAACATGGGGGCCTGTCCCACCGGACCGACTGCATGTGAATACCTTGAGTTTCCTCATCCAATCTCCAACCAAGGCCTATGTTTTTTGGGAATGGGTGAAAGATTATTACATGGATTATGGTCTTCGGCTCATTGATTGTCTTTCAAAGCGCTCCGTTATTCTCTCTCGGGGAGTGGGCCCGGTTGGGGAGTACTGGATAACGGTTGAGCCCGATCATGAATATATTGTGGAGTTGATAGGATATCTTTCCGACTTTAATTCACACCCTCTGCTTCGTTCCCGGCTTGTGCGAACTCCCCGTATATTTCCCAGTGCCAATAGAAATGCGATTTTCATTGATACCCGAAATCAAAAACAGTTCAGAGGGCCTATCCATCAAGATTCAATGTTGACTTCGAAAATCAGGAGTGGAGGGACCAGCGCTTTTGAATGGTCTGAGGCTGAGTGGTTGTCCTCTCTTCGTGAAACGGTTTCTTCGCGATGA
- the yccU gene encoding putative protein YccU, with product MECEIPKHNSTSQEVRDILSHSKTIAVIGVSPKEDRPSHWIAKYLMDQGFKVIGVNPGIGELFGQKVYKSLADIPESIDIVDIFRPVEAVPAIVEEAIQKKAKVIWMQEGIVHNAAAERAWGAGLKVVMNKCIYKEHGRLSGR from the coding sequence ATGGAATGTGAAATTCCCAAACATAACTCCACCTCTCAGGAAGTGCGTGATATTTTGTCCCACTCCAAAACCATTGCGGTGATTGGGGTATCTCCCAAAGAAGATCGTCCGAGTCACTGGATAGCGAAATATTTAATGGATCAAGGGTTTAAGGTCATTGGTGTCAATCCCGGTATTGGAGAACTGTTTGGTCAAAAAGTTTATAAATCCTTGGCGGATATTCCGGAGAGTATCGATATTGTGGATATTTTTAGGCCGGTTGAGGCCGTGCCGGCAATCGTTGAAGAAGCCATTCAAAAAAAGGCCAAAGTTATTTGGATGCAGGAAGGGATTGTTCACAATGCCGCGGCCGAACGAGCATGGGGGGCTGGTCTTAAAGTGGTGATGAACAAATGTATCTATAAAGAACATGGGCGGTTGAGCGGTCGATGA